A genomic window from Flavobacterium hankyongi includes:
- the nuoL gene encoding NADH-quinone oxidoreductase subunit L has translation MEKNLALVLLLAPLCAFIFNVFLGKKAGKGVVGAVGTLSVLVSFFATTYFFSIIQSTGKPIDVINLFQWISLEKFNINFSFLLDQLSVLWLMFVTGIGTLIHMYSISYMHDDENMHKFFAYLNLFVFFMIILVMGGNLLILFIGWEGVGLCSYLLIGFWYKNQEYNDAAKKAFIMNRVGDLGLLIGLFILGYLFNTLDYATLKTTVLSNSDILSNPLVGIAALCLFIGATGKSAQIPLYTWLPDAMAGPTPVSALIHAATMVTAGIFMVTRMHFVFDLAPYVQDIIAVIGAGTAILAASIGLVQNDIKKVLAYSTVSQLGLMFLALGLGAYEVAVFHVITHAFFKACLFLGSGSVIHGLHGEQDMRNMGGLRKAMPITFWTMMISTLAISGIFPLSGFWSKDEILMTAFHGNIVLWVVGSIASIMTAFYMFRLMYLTFFGEFRGTEEQKHHLHESPSLITIPLIILAILATVGGLISLPGNSWLNHYLAPLLSKSEHAAHHLGTTEYGLMGIATVGALLGIGLAYSKYIKKGEVPPQDSQIKGIAKTLYNKYYVDEAYETLFVNPIYKLSHFFRNYFEVFFSEVVFAFGKIANAVAVQGKSIQNGSVGLYLFAFVLGVSSILIYLFLV, from the coding sequence ATGGAGAAAAATTTAGCTTTAGTATTATTGTTAGCACCACTATGTGCATTTATTTTTAATGTTTTCTTAGGAAAGAAGGCAGGAAAAGGGGTTGTTGGAGCTGTAGGAACGTTATCGGTTTTAGTTTCGTTTTTTGCAACTACTTATTTCTTTTCTATAATTCAATCTACAGGAAAACCAATTGATGTTATTAATTTGTTTCAATGGATTTCATTAGAGAAATTCAATATAAACTTCTCTTTTTTATTAGATCAACTGTCAGTGTTATGGTTAATGTTTGTTACAGGAATTGGGACTCTAATTCATATGTATTCGATTAGCTATATGCACGATGATGAAAACATGCATAAGTTCTTTGCTTACCTAAACCTTTTCGTATTCTTCATGATTATTTTGGTTATGGGTGGTAATTTATTAATCCTTTTCATTGGTTGGGAAGGTGTTGGATTATGTTCTTATTTATTGATTGGATTTTGGTACAAAAACCAAGAATACAATGATGCTGCTAAGAAGGCTTTCATTATGAATCGTGTTGGAGATTTAGGTCTTTTAATTGGATTATTCATTTTAGGATACTTATTCAACACACTTGATTATGCTACTTTAAAAACTACTGTATTAAGTAATAGTGACATCTTATCAAATCCTTTAGTTGGAATTGCGGCATTGTGCTTATTCATTGGAGCAACAGGTAAATCGGCTCAAATTCCTTTATACACTTGGTTACCAGACGCGATGGCGGGACCTACTCCGGTTTCTGCTTTAATTCACGCTGCTACGATGGTTACTGCAGGTATTTTTATGGTAACTAGAATGCATTTTGTTTTCGATTTAGCACCATATGTTCAAGATATTATTGCTGTGATTGGAGCTGGAACTGCAATTTTAGCTGCTTCAATTGGATTAGTTCAAAACGATATTAAAAAAGTATTAGCATATTCAACAGTTTCTCAATTAGGTCTAATGTTTTTAGCCCTTGGTTTAGGAGCCTATGAAGTTGCTGTTTTCCACGTTATAACTCACGCCTTCTTTAAAGCTTGTCTTTTCTTAGGTTCGGGTTCAGTAATTCATGGTTTACATGGCGAACAAGACATGAGAAATATGGGTGGCTTACGTAAAGCAATGCCTATCACGTTTTGGACAATGATGATTTCTACATTGGCTATTTCTGGAATTTTTCCATTATCAGGTTTCTGGTCAAAGGATGAAATTTTAATGACAGCTTTCCATGGAAATATTGTTTTATGGGTTGTAGGATCAATAGCTTCAATAATGACTGCTTTCTATATGTTCAGATTAATGTATTTGACTTTCTTTGGAGAGTTTAGAGGTACAGAAGAACAAAAGCATCATTTACATGAGAGTCCTTCTTTAATAACTATTCCATTAATAATTTTAGCTATTCTAGCTACTGTTGGAGGTTTAATAAGTTTGCCAGGAAACAGTTGGTTAAATCATTATTTAGCACCATTATTAAGCAAAAGCGAGCATGCTGCACATCATTTAGGTACTACAGAATATGGTTTGATGGGAATTGCAACTGTAGGAGCTTTATTAGGAATTGGGTTAGCATACTCTAAATACATTAAGAAGGGAGAAGTGCCTCCTCAAGATTCTCAAATCAAAGGAATTGCAAAAACGTTATATAATAAATATTATGTAGACGAAGCTTACGAGACTTTATTTGTAAATCCAATTTATAAGTTGTCACATTTCTTTAGAAATTATTTTGAAGTATTTTTCTCGGAAGTTGTTTTTGCTTTTGGAAAAATTGCCAATGCTGTTGCAGTGCAAGGAAAATCGATACAAAATGGAAGTGTAGGATTATATCTTTTTGCTTTTGTTTTAGGAGTTTCTTCGATTTTGATTTATTTATTTTTAGTTTAA
- the nuoK gene encoding NADH-quinone oxidoreductase subunit NuoK, with amino-acid sequence MQNILQQIGIENYIYLSVILFCIGIFGVLYRRNAIIMFMSIEIMLNAVNLLFVAFSTFHQDAQGQVFVFFSMAVAAAEVAVGLAILVSIFRNLSSIDIDNLKNLKG; translated from the coding sequence ATGCAAAATATATTACAACAAATAGGAATCGAAAATTACATCTATCTATCTGTAATTTTATTCTGTATTGGGATTTTTGGAGTTTTGTATAGAAGAAATGCTATTATCATGTTCATGTCTATCGAAATTATGTTAAATGCTGTAAACTTATTGTTTGTGGCTTTTTCAACATTTCATCAAGATGCACAAGGACAGGTTTTCGTATTCTTCTCTATGGCTGTAGCTGCTGCAGAAGTAGCTGTTGGTTTGGCAATTTTGGTTTCTATTTTTAGAAACTTAAGTTCAATCGACATTGATAATTTAAAAAATTTAAAAGGATAA
- a CDS encoding NuoI/complex I 23 kDa subunit family protein, producing MSTSIQNISLSGRKKEVSNKEMTFWESLYLVAIVKGLMITIKHFFRKKVTIHYPEQTREMSPVYRGRHMLKRDEQGRENCTACGLCALSCPAEAITMKAAERKKGEEHLYREEKYAEIYEINMLRCIFCGLCEEACPKDAIYLTVSKELVPANYDREDFIFGKDKLVMPLEMAIANSKSVN from the coding sequence ATGTCAACGTCTATTCAAAATATATCTTTATCAGGAAGAAAAAAAGAAGTTTCTAACAAAGAAATGACTTTTTGGGAAAGCCTGTATTTGGTTGCTATTGTAAAAGGTTTGATGATTACAATCAAACACTTTTTTAGAAAAAAAGTAACTATTCATTACCCAGAGCAAACACGTGAAATGAGTCCTGTTTATCGCGGGAGACACATGTTAAAACGTGATGAGCAAGGTCGTGAAAACTGTACGGCTTGTGGATTGTGTGCTTTGTCATGCCCTGCAGAAGCAATTACAATGAAAGCTGCTGAGCGTAAAAAAGGCGAAGAGCATTTATACCGTGAGGAAAAATATGCTGAGATTTACGAAATCAATATGCTTCGTTGTATTTTTTGTGGTTTGTGTGAAGAAGCTTGTCCAAAAGACGCTATCTATCTAACAGTTTCTAAAGAATTAGTTCCTGCAAATTACGATAGAGAAGATTTCATCTTCGGGAAAGATAAATTAGTTATGCCGCTTGAAATGGCTATTGCAAATTCTAAATCAGTAAACTAG
- a CDS encoding NADH-quinone oxidoreductase subunit J, with translation MSLLTIFYILSAITIATAFLTIISKNPIHSAIYLVICFFTVAGHYLLFNAQFLALVHIIVYSGAIMVLFLFTIMLMNLNQEDEPHKKLATKLAAAVSFGLVCFVLLAVFIKAMPIIDNYKQTGQDFQSIKVLGRVLLNEYMVPFEFASVLLLVAMIGAVLLSKKEKSIQ, from the coding sequence ATGTCGTTATTAACTATATTCTATATTTTGTCTGCAATTACAATTGCGACTGCGTTTTTAACTATCATTAGTAAAAATCCAATTCATAGTGCTATTTACTTAGTAATCTGTTTCTTTACAGTGGCAGGTCATTATTTGTTGTTTAATGCGCAGTTTTTAGCACTTGTACATATTATTGTGTATTCGGGAGCTATCATGGTACTCTTCTTATTCACCATCATGTTGATGAATCTCAATCAAGAAGACGAACCTCATAAAAAATTAGCCACAAAATTAGCTGCTGCTGTTTCCTTTGGACTAGTTTGTTTTGTTTTATTGGCTGTTTTTATTAAAGCGATGCCAATTATTGATAATTACAAGCAAACAGGTCAAGACTTTCAATCGATAAAAGTTCTAGGAAGAGTATTGCTAAACGAATATATGGTTCCGTTTGAATTTGCATCAGTATTATTACTTGTAGCAATGATTGGAGCAGTGTTATTGTCTAAAAAAGAAAAATCTATTCAGTAA